A region from the Vibrio sp. SS-MA-C1-2 genome encodes:
- a CDS encoding endonuclease/exonuclease/phosphatase family protein: MEFKKRLLVSALVMGLMSGCVNTTEQSAEPSVVDLTIVSANMWLSLNKNFNNKNSFDLAIEELKAADADVLLLSEAGGVNARLAQELGMYLWQGSHQVADLGILSKYPIVKVIDARDQDKGVDHGGSIGAVININGTLVNVWANHLDWTNYITYDARGGNGESWQARENCEVISDSDILDKMDRQSRRPAQMEYVLDKNNQLNNSNIISIIGGDFNEPSGLDLDYRNSNDV, encoded by the coding sequence ATGGAATTTAAAAAAAGGTTATTGGTTTCTGCATTAGTGATGGGGTTAATGTCTGGTTGTGTTAATACAACAGAGCAAAGTGCCGAGCCTTCAGTCGTTGACTTAACCATCGTATCTGCAAATATGTGGCTTAGTTTAAATAAAAACTTTAACAACAAGAACTCCTTTGATCTCGCTATTGAAGAGCTAAAAGCCGCAGATGCTGATGTGTTATTACTTTCAGAAGCGGGAGGAGTCAATGCTCGTCTCGCTCAAGAGCTAGGGATGTATTTATGGCAAGGTTCTCATCAAGTTGCTGATTTAGGGATCTTGTCTAAATACCCTATTGTGAAGGTCATTGATGCTCGAGATCAGGATAAAGGGGTTGACCATGGTGGAAGTATTGGTGCGGTTATTAATATTAATGGAACTTTAGTTAATGTATGGGCTAACCATCTAGATTGGACCAATTATATAACGTATGACGCACGTGGTGGAAATGGTGAGTCATGGCAAGCGAGAGAAAACTGTGAGGTTATTTCAGATAGTGACATTTTAGATAAAATGGATAGACAATCAAGACGTCCTGCCCAAATGGAGTATGTTCTTGATAAGAATAATCAATTAAATAATAGCAATATTATTTCCATTATCGGTGGTGACTTCAATGAGCCGAGTGGACTTGATTTGGACTACCGAAACTCAAACGATGTTTGA
- a CDS encoding GntR family transcriptional regulator: MMKKQDEIVYRHIFDAILEQKIPPKTKLSEESLCEIFSVSRTIIRKVLFRLSMENILTIQPNKGATVYAPTIDEAKQIIKARQVLEMAILELAIENRTKEKITEIKNLIDLEEDAIEKGDQGRAIRISGDFHVQLAQMAKNSALLNFQKITVSQCSLLISLYGKKSSQHTPLCALKEHRELVEAIEEGNTERAKSLMQAHLDHLASGLNLSNESTFDLHNVFSDVVNN, encoded by the coding sequence ATGATGAAAAAACAGGATGAAATTGTATACAGACACATCTTCGATGCGATTCTAGAGCAGAAGATCCCACCTAAAACTAAACTGAGTGAAGAGTCTTTATGTGAGATATTTTCTGTTAGTCGAACAATAATCCGTAAAGTCCTTTTTCGTCTTTCAATGGAGAATATCCTCACGATTCAGCCAAATAAAGGCGCGACGGTTTATGCTCCGACGATCGATGAAGCCAAACAGATTATAAAAGCTCGCCAAGTCCTTGAGATGGCTATTCTTGAATTAGCCATCGAAAATCGAACCAAAGAAAAAATAACAGAAATTAAAAATCTAATTGATTTAGAAGAAGATGCAATCGAAAAAGGTGATCAAGGAAGGGCAATTCGAATTTCGGGAGATTTTCATGTTCAACTGGCACAGATGGCAAAAAATAGTGCCCTGCTTAACTTTCAGAAAATCACGGTCTCACAATGCTCTCTTTTAATTTCTCTGTATGGGAAAAAATCTTCTCAACACACGCCGTTATGTGCATTAAAAGAGCATAGAGAGTTAGTTGAAGCCATTGAGGAAGGTAACACTGAAAGAGCAAAATCATTAATGCAAGCACATTTAGATCATTTAGCGAGTGGGCTTAATTTAAGCAATGAGTCGACATTTGATCTTCATAATGTTTTTTCTGATGTAGTGAATAATTAG